A portion of the Sabethes cyaneus chromosome 3, idSabCyanKW18_F2, whole genome shotgun sequence genome contains these proteins:
- the LOC128742483 gene encoding cysteine desulfurase, mitochondrial, translating to MLNVSLKFGGAISRQFVRRTFVSANVERQGLSSDKQFSIKDEVLDGRPLYLDAQATTSLDPRVLDSMLPYLTCYYGNPHSRTHAYGWESETAMEKARAQVAHLIGSDPREIIFTSGATESNNISVKGVARFYGTKKKHIITTQTEHKCVLDSCRALEAEGFRVTYLPVQTNGLISLEALDEAITPETSLVSVMTVNNEIGVKQPITDIGKLCKSKNVFFHTDAAQAVGKIPIDVNKMNIDLMSISGHKIYGPKGVGALFVRRRPRVRVEAIQSGGGQERGIRSGTVPTPLVVGLGAACDIASREMEYDHKWMKFLSQRLMDKIFSALPQVIRNGDPVHSYPGCINLSFAFVEGESLLMALKDVALSSGSACTSASLEPSYVLRAIGADEDLAHSSIRFGIGRFTTIEEVDYTAEKCIKHVTRLREMSPLWEMVQEGIDIKTIQWSQH from the exons ATGTTGAACGTTTCGCTTAAATTTGGCGGAGCAATTTCGCGACAATTTGTGCGTCGTACTTTTGTGTCGGCAAATGTCGAAAGACAAGGTTTAAGTTCCG ATAAACAATTCAGCATTAAGGATGAGGTTCTCGATGGTAGGCCACTTTATCTGGACGCACAAGCAACAACTTCACTC GACCCTCGCGTTCTGGATTCAATGCTACCTTACCTGACCTGCTACTATGGCAATCCGCACTCTCGAACGCACGCCTATGGTTGGGAGTCGGAGACGGCTATGGAAAAAGCGCGAGCTCAAGTGGCCCACCTTATAGGATCCGATCCTAGGGAAATTATTTTCACTTCCGGTGCTACCGAGTCCAACAACATTTCCGTTAAGGGAGTGGCTCGATTTTATGGAACAAAAAAGAAGCACATTATTACTACACAGACTGAGCACAAATGCGTACTGGACTCTTGTCGTGCCCTAGAAGCCGAGGGTTTTCGGGTAACGTATCTGCCCGTGCAAACTAACGGGCTTATTAGTCTGGAGGCATTGGACGAAGCTATTACGCCAGAAACTTCGCTTGTTTCAGTTATGACAGTAAACAATGAGATTGGAGTGAAGCAACCAATTACGGACATTGGAAAGCTTTgcaaatcaaaaaatgtcttttttcataCAGATGCTGCCCAGGCAGTTGGAAAAATTCCTATCGATGTGAATAAAATGAATATTGACCTGATGTCGATTTCAGGACACAAGATTTATGGTCCAAAAGGCGTGGGCGCCTTGTTCGTAAGACGACGGCCCCGCGTTCGAGTAGAAGCCATACAAAGCGGTGGTGGCCAGGAGCGTGGCATTCGAAGTGGAACCGTACCAACACCTCTTGTAGTTGGGCTCGGTGCAGCGTGTGATATCGCCAGTCGCGAAATGGAATACGATCACAAATGGATGAAGTTCCTTTCGCAGAGATTGATGGACAAGATATTCTCGGCATTGCCGCAAGTGATTCGTAATGGGGATCCAGTGCATTCGTATCCAGGTTGCATAAATCTTTCGTTTGCCTTCGTGGAAGGTGAATCCTTGCTGATGGCCTTGAAGGATGTAGCCCTGTCGAGTGGATCAGCGTGTACGTCTGCGTCGTTGGAGCCTTCTTATGTACTGCGTGCCATCGGTGCCGATGAGGATCTTGCACACAGTTCGATCCGATTTGGAATTGGCCGATTCACAACGATCGAAGAGGTTGACTAtacagctgaaaaatgtattaAACACGTCACACGGTTGCGTGAAATGTCCCCGCTGTGGGAAATGGTGCAGGAAGGGATAGACATCAAAACGATCCAGTGGTCTCAACATTGA
- the LOC128743405 gene encoding zinc finger protein 728-like — protein MSLYHAKIDNICRLCLSGDDNLESIFGGSGSELLQMVIYDCTTVKVSPKLGYPNAICISCKSKIESFHQFRERCIQNDVYLRSTFLEPEVVIKTEPDFVFSTADEEDENDDDINEDDIEEWDESDSNDTSDDIRPSGLAKQELSQAETLLDSGMSFADHSSLVPLFKCEFCSAEFSTLEQLEKHITSHKEEKIFKCFYCPKTFHFAKNLNMHVEYIHSKVKYSQKLSLKNASFTHNLLVNNEKSITLVNSNSDVNINNNVLSRPGKHVPIQNSGLTTRIPITRISNHECHVCHKTFSDLRHHMLLHDGEKPYKCDICSKSFFNASTLKTHYRVHSDENPYRCTTCTKVFDNARSLELHYRTHTGERPYACDVCLKKFSCSSNLKRHRKLHDRD, from the exons ATGAGCCTCTATCA TGCGAAAATAGACAATATTTGCAGGCTTTGCTTATCCGGCGATGACAATTTGGAATCTATTTTTGGTGGGAGCGGGAGTGAATTGCTTCAAATGGTCATCTACGACTGCACAACAGTTAAG GTATCACCCAAGCTGGGGTATCCAAATgctatttgtatttcatgcaAGTCTAAAATCGAGAGCTTCCATCAATTTCGTGAGAGATGTATTCAGAACGATGTATACCTACGATCGACCTTCCTCGAGCCAGAAGTGGTAATTAAGACAGAGCCTGACTTTGTCTTCAGTACTGCTGACGAGGAggatgaaaatgatgatgacATTAATGAGGACGATATCGAAGAATGGGATGAGTCGGATTCAAACGACACATCAGACGATATTAGACCGAGCGGCTTAGCTAAACAGGAACTATCACAAGCGGAAACTCTGCTTGACAGTGGTATGAGTTTTGCAGACCATAGTTCACTGGTCCCTCTATTCAAATGCGAGTTTTGCTCAGCTGAATTTTCCACACTCGAGCAACTTGAAAAGCATATCACTAGTCACAAGGAAGAAAagatttttaaatgtttttattGTCCAAAGACGTTCCACTTTGCTAAAAATTTGAATATGCATGTTGAGTATATACATTCAAAGGTAAAATATTCACAAAAGTTGAGCCTGAAAAATGCAAGTTTTACACACAATTTACTAGTCAATAACGAGAAAAGTATAACGTTAGTTAATAGTAATAGCGACGTAAACATCAACAACAATGTTTTGAGCCGACCTGGGAAACATGTACCGATTCAAAACTCCGGATTAACAACTCGCATACCTATCACACGCATCAGTAACCACGAGTGTCATGTGTGCCACAAGACGTTCAGTGATCTTCGACACCACATGCTACTACACGATGGAGAAAAACCCTACAAATGTGATATATGTTCAAAATCGTTCTTCAATGCTTCGACGTTAAAAACACACTATCGGGTGCATAGCGATGAAAATCCTTACCGTTGTACCACATGCACAAAAGTTTTCGATAATGCACGAAGCCTCGAACTGCATTATCGGACACATACAG GAGAACGCCCATATGCGTGCGATGTTTGTCTGAAAAAGTTTTCCTGCTCATCTAATTTGAAACGGCACCGCAAACTGCA